The Nonlabens spongiae genome contains a region encoding:
- a CDS encoding cyclase family protein, translating to MKTSLQLGDESLNINLSAPIDISTTIQHDAGVGAWYIDQPKITHVEVDGYVGKVALGGSTNFNDVFFNPHSHGTHTECIGHITEEFHSVHDVLKSGTFFKAQLITVQPEQRGDDLIISNDLIAELENGVQAVIIRTLPNGDEKLSRNYSNTNPPYLLEEVALRFRESGIHHLLIDLPSVDKEKDDGKLLAHKAFWDYSGDQRLDATITELVYVPEEVEDGIYVMDLQLAPIENDAVPSRPILYATK from the coding sequence ATGAAAACGTCTTTGCAACTAGGCGATGAGTCTCTGAATATAAATTTATCAGCACCCATCGACATCAGTACGACCATTCAGCACGATGCTGGAGTGGGAGCGTGGTACATAGACCAGCCCAAAATCACACACGTTGAAGTAGACGGTTACGTGGGTAAAGTCGCTCTAGGTGGCTCGACTAATTTTAATGACGTGTTTTTTAACCCGCACAGCCATGGGACGCATACCGAGTGCATTGGGCACATAACTGAGGAATTTCACAGCGTTCACGATGTGCTCAAATCTGGTACTTTTTTTAAAGCTCAATTGATCACGGTGCAGCCTGAACAAAGAGGTGATGACTTGATCATTTCAAATGATTTGATAGCTGAGCTTGAAAATGGCGTTCAGGCGGTGATCATACGCACGTTGCCCAATGGCGATGAAAAATTGAGTCGCAATTACTCAAATACAAATCCGCCGTATTTGCTGGAGGAGGTGGCGTTACGCTTTCGCGAAAGCGGAATACATCATCTTCTCATAGACCTTCCCAGCGTAGACAAAGAGAAGGACGATGGTAAACTATTGGCCCATAAGGCATTTTGGGATTATTCTGGAGACCAGCGTCTGGACGCTACCATCACGGAGCTGGTTTACGTGCCCGAAGAAGTCGAGGACGGCATTTATGTGATGGATCTACAGCTGGCGCCTATAGAAAATGATGCGGTGCCATCAAGACCTATTTTATATGCGACCAAATAA